The proteins below are encoded in one region of Scylla paramamosain isolate STU-SP2022 chromosome 8, ASM3559412v1, whole genome shotgun sequence:
- the LOC135102937 gene encoding transmembrane protein 18-like: MLTAPAILTENEVQADSKKKKKKTCNEVRKLIRDESARQPGIRKCRYKRLQLLTGSAREDPDQDQGSAVHGWRLSPACGYRFVFRCAVMESQFVDEGFVRTDQITDLWSFLQTIDWSEGWLVALVVFHILLTTVTVMTRNHHTTQAVLFFLLLLTVRSSETINQYAAKNWQSFSRQQYFDSQGLFISVVFSMPVLFNCMMMVMNWLWLSSSMMVTWKKAELEARAARQGSSYREKPSQSVKSSAEAKKNK; this comes from the exons ATGCTGACAGCTCCCGCTATCTTGACGGAAAATGAAGTACAGGCtgatagtaaaaagaaaaagaaaaaaacatgtaatgaAGTAAGGAAGCTGATAAGAGATGAGAGCGCCAGACAACCAGGAATAAGGAAGTGCCGATATAAAAGACTCCAGCTGCTGACAGGCAGCGCAAGGGAGGACCCAGACCAAGACCAAGGATCAGCTGTTCATGGGTGGCGGTTATCGCCAGCTTGTGGATACcgttttgtttttcgttgtgCAGTCATGGAATCCCAGTTCGTTGATGAAGGGTTCGTACGGACAGACCAAATAACTGACCTGTGGTCGTTCTTACAAACA ATTGATTGGAGTGAAGGATGGCTGGTTGCACTTGTGGTGTTCCACATTCTCCTCACCACTGTTACTGTGATGACCCGCAACCATCACACCACTCAGgctgtcctcttcttcttgctgctGCTCACAGTGCGTTCTTCTGAAACTATCAACCAGTATGCTGCAAAGAACTGGCAGTCCTTCAGTAGGCAGCAGTATTTTGACTCCCAGGGACTGTTCATAAGTGTAGTATTCTCCATGCCTGTCCTTTTCAACTgcatgatgatggtg atgaacTGGTTGTGGTTGAGCAGCAGCATGATGGTGACATGGAAGAAAGCTGAACTGGAGGCTAGGGCAGCAAGACAAGGCAGCTCATACAGAGAAAAACCTAGTCAGTCAGTAAAATCATCAGCAGAAGCTAAGAAGAACAAGTGA